CACCTTGGAAGGGTTTTTAAatcactggaggttttttaagcaggcGTTGGTTGGCCACCTAGTggggattcttcagctgcaaCTCCTTGCATTGCAGcgggggtcagactggatgaccctcgggggtcccacCGCACCGGGTTTTCTGCTCTTCTGccttatttctttttcctctctcaaGCTCTCCATGAAGCAACTTCTGGAGACCTTCTTCAACAACCTGACCTGGGGCCTGGAGGAGGCCCCCCTGGGCAGCAACGGCACCCGCCAGCCCCCCAACCAGACCCACGATTTCAGATGGCTCCAGTGGACCCACCCAGCGCTCTCCTCCCTGGAGATGGTCTCCTTCTTTCTCATTGCTAAGGTGGGAGGCTTGCCTGGGGGTGGCAGGAGGAAGTGATCAGTTGGGGGCCCGCCCCCCCCTGCCAGAATCCCCTTTGCACATGCCATTCTGGAAGGGGGTTTTCGCCCACGAACACTTAAGCCATGGGGAatttgtgtgtgcctgtgttaAATTATTTGTTATAGCATTGTgaggggtcagtttggatgatatCCAGGTGTCCCTTATAGCTCCACCATTCTGCATTAAGGACCAGTGTCAGGTTTTGAGCCGTGTGGGCAGTTCCTACGCAAAGGGCACCAAGCTggggtacataataataataataataataatacctatatTTATATGAGAAGATCCATAGAAAAGCAACTGtatcaaaaggaattattgtgaatgtaaaaataaataaatggggggggggagccaattttTGTGCTAACTCAGGGTGCCACCCCTGCAAGGATGCTTAATATGTAGTACAGGGCGGTCCATTCCTTTTTGGTGGCCCTCGGCAACGTTCAAGAAAAAAACTTACAGCCTTAACAAATTAGTTTTTGTGTCACGCAAGTGCGCACATTTGTTTGTGCGTTAAGTTGGTTTAATAATTAAATCTATTGTGTGTTCAGTCGTATAGATTTCAttaaatctatttatttaataaatctatTAAATAAAATCTATTAATTGTATGTattacaagtacagtggaacctcggtttatgaacacctcagtttacgaacgccgcagacccacctggaacggattaattcactttccattactttcaataggaaagttcgcttcagtttatgaacgcttcagtttatgaacagacttccggaaccaattacacccatgcttcgggttaagtacgcttcaggttgagtacttcgcggacctgtctggaacggattaatccactttccattactttcaatgggaaagttcgcttcagtttatgaacgcttcagtttatgaacagacttccggaaccaattgtgttcataaaccgaggtaccactgtatgaaaatCACAGCAAACGCTTTAATTTACGATACGGAAATTTAACTCAGGGTGCAGCCCGCGGGTTCTGTGTTCAAGTATTCCCGCGGCCCGCTCGGTACAAAACGCTAAACCGCCCTGACCTAGTGGAAGAGGCCGCTGAACCGCTCTGGCCAAGATAGCAAACAGCCTTAGTTGTCCTGTTTCGTACTGCCATTTACATGTCTAAAGAGACGGCTCTGTAGCCATGGGGACAAAATAGgtgagtcttttcttctcatcgTGCCCGCCTCTTCCTCAACAGTTCTTCATGCTGCTCTTGGCTACGACCATGGTCATCCCGGCGGGATTTTTCCTCCCTGTCTTCGTTTATGGTAAGAACCTCAGCCACCGCCCCTCCCCGCTCCCTTGCCAGGGAACCCAGGTGTCCGGGCTGGAGAGCGGCGAaccctttggcctaatccagcaggcctcCGCTGACGTTCTTACAGCAGTGATCCTGGCTGCGTCTTTTGCCAACAGGAGCCGCCCTCGGCCGATTGTACGGCGAAGTCATGGCCAAGATTTTCCCGGACGGCATCGTCTCTGAAGGGATCCACATGCGGATCGTGCCCGCTGGCTACGCCCTGGCAGGTGAGGCCCTGGCACACTCTCCCACCCGGCCCGTTCTGTCCTCTGCCGAGCTAGTGGCGGGCAGTTCCACCGGCTGCGCGCTAGGAAATGTCTCCCCACTCGCAGGCGCAGCAGCATACTCCGGGGCCGTGACCCAGACCCTCTCGACCGCCCTGTTGACCTTTGAGCTGACCGGCCAGATGTCCCACATCCTGCCGGTCTTGGTGGCCGTGCTGAGTGCCAACGCCATCAGCCAGCAATCGCAGCCTTCCTTCTTCGATGGCATCATCAGCGTCAAGAAGTTGCCTTTCCTGCCCAAGCTGGCTGTGGGCAAGACTGGGTAAGGGCATAAATAGAgcattctggatcaggccaatggcccatctagtccagcatccttctctcccagtggccaaccagatgcccgttaTGGGAAGCCCGCGAGCAGGATTCGAACGAGCAGccttttcccccctcctgtggttttcagcaacaggCATTtggaagcatggctgcctttctTACAGGCAGTAGCCATTGCTAGATTACCACAGaaccctagagttggaagggaccctcaggggtcatctagtccaaccctctgcaatatgggaatattttgcccaacgtggggctcgaacccgcgaCCCTGAGATTCTCGTGCTCAactgcagtggttctcaaactttttttgttcTGAGCCGCACTTTCAGAAGAAAAAAATTGCTTGCGCTGcacaatatacatatatatttttggatAAGAAGTGCATTGGAAAACAGAAAGACTCAACTCCAAgaagtgcttgatttataacgtagtagaacacaactgctttataataAAACCTTGTCCTGGAATCTTCCACCCAAACCCTGAGCCATTCCAGCTGTCCTCCTTGAATttgccccatcctcttttaaaagccattcaggttgatggccatcactgcctcctgcggcagggagCTCCCCAGTTTAAACCGTGAGCcgctttttaaacttttttatttattaacaaatGAAAGAAACCAAAGATAAAGAGCATAAATAAATACCGTTACAGCAGGTTGAAATCACCGTAAGACCGAACATTACCACTGAGCCTGTCATTCCGAAACATCGCAAACAGAACACCCATTTTTTTCAGAATAGAAAGTAGGCATTTAAAAGCTGGCACAGACGGTGCCTGCTGACTTTCTAGTGgcggggagttccacagggcactaCAGGCTCGGAGCTTCAGAACCAGACCCCCAaaagcagccccacatagagtgcctTGCAGTAGTCCAGCTCTGAGGAGCCTTGGAGAAGCAGAATGGGACTCCGAAACTGGATGGAGGGGGGTTTCCCttcacccccaaccccccccccagtccacccTCCCACTCACTCATTTTCTCCCCCAGAGGCCACGACATCTATGCCGAAGACTTTATGGTGACCGATCTCAAATACCTATCCCGGGAGAGCAAGTACAAAGACCTCCGCAGGCTGCTTAGGGTCTCCACCCTCAAGCAGTTCCCCTTAGTGGACTCTCAAGGTAAACTGTCTCTTGTTCTTCAGTATTTTAACAACAATCTGTGGAACTTCCCGCCTCTTGACTCTTTGCACGTACGCTTTGCGGCAccagctaaaaacattttttattcaGACAATCCTGTGGACGTGTGTGTTGATCTGTTTTAGTTTCTTTTCTGATGTTTTAACCTCTCGAGTATTTCACATTTGTgcttttttactgttttgttctCTTTGTAAGAGAATaaagggcagagggccttctcggtagtggcaccagccctgtggaatgccctcccatcagatgtcaaagaaaaacaacaactactgtatctgatttttagaagccacatgaaggcagccctgtttagggaagtttttaatgactgatgttttattgtatttttaacttgctgttggaagctgccctgagtggctagggctagggaaacccaaccaaatgggcagggtagaaataacaacaacaacaacaacaacaacaaacaaacaacaacaataacaatattaaAAATGGCTTTGAGGCTTTCCCTACCCGCTTTCTTACAGGACATTTTACAGAACAAATAtgagtattttttaattttacttcatAAAActtatgatagctatgttcaaatatatcaaaggatgccatatagaggagggagaaaggttgttttctgctgctccagagaagcggacagggagcaatggattcaaactacaagaaagaagattccacctaagcattaggaagaacttcctgacagtaagagctgttcggcagtgggtaatttgctgccaaggagtgtggtggagtctccttctttggaggtctttaagcagaggcttgacagccatatgtcaggaatgctttgatggcgtttcctgcttggcagggggttggactggatggcccttgtggtctcttccaactctatgattctataaaacttACACACCACTGgattgcgttttttgtttttgtttaaatcccCCCAACAAACAAGAAAAATGTGACGTTCAGCTCTTtcgaactataactcccatgggagttgtagcacagaACAGCTAGAGGACGCCAGGCTGGAGAAGGCGAGTCCTTCATTGTGTGGGGCCAGATCCCCTAACTGGGAGAAAGAGGCCCCAAACTccgcttctctttctctcccctccacctcaAAGAGTCTCGCGTCTTGTTGGGGTCCATCCGGAGGAAGCATCTCTCCAAGCTTCTGTCGGCCCACCTTGGCCCAGAGAAGAGATTCCACTACATTCTCAGCCAGTGGGAAGAGGCGGCCCCAAACCAAAAGCTCCTGGAAACAGAGGAACCAGGTAAGAGCTTCTGTCGCCATCcgaccgccttagggactccagtcCGGATTTGTGGAGGGTTTTTACCCCtgagcctttccttctcccaaagatgtccctcaAAGTAGTGGAGGTtgaggaccagagttttccttctcccaggtcgatgtgaagtgtaggtgggttcccatgggGCAAGACACAAgcaataacagcaagaacctttattgaactgggaaacaggggcgaggcaactgcttatatacgttcctgaaagcctgggccactcccacttccaacgtgattggctgtctaaacttccaagctgcgaatcacggcttagagttcaagggccaatggcagaggcccaaatcctgaagtgttctgtgattggacgccaggatccttagtccagactcaagctcaggcaaacacagacccactgaatacataacagattAGCCCGATCTGCCCCTaatttccctctgcagcacatgcagaaaccaccctCTTGACTTGTCGGGGCCACTCAGTCcgccggagcctgtcttcgcatgcagggggaATCGCTAGGTCACATTTCAAATCATCCATTTacccattctgtgattctaagggagagaaaaaagaacaacagCTAATCCCTGCATGCAGAAGCTTAGCATCTCAGGGAGAATTCTTCCCTGAGAGGCTAGTTATCTTGTGCTGGTGCACCCTCCCTCCTGGTATATGTGTGTGCTCCTGCAAGCTTCAGAGAGTGTTGCATCTAAGCTGCTAGTTCTCAGGGAGGTAGTGAGCCTGCcttcttttaaatttaaaattcccGCATGTAGAGGTTTAGCATGCCAGAGAGTGTTTCAGCATAGCACTACCTTAAGAAGCTAGATGTCTTTGAACGGGGAGATCTTTCTGTATGGCAGGGATGATTCAGGGCTCCCCACTTGCTGGCAGAAGTGGTGCGGGCTTATCCCTTCAGGAAGAACTAAACCAAACCATTCCcgccccccgcaatgcagggggttggactagatgacccctggagtccctctcaactgtacaattctgtgatttgaaCGTGGCCgctttctccagctgttttggaccacGGCTCccaccccaaacagctggagagcatCAGGTGATGTAAACTTCTCCACAACGAATTGAAGAAGAGGTTTAAAAGTACAttaccccaaaaaaaccagagtcctttctattggggataattcagactgaaatccccaggtgtcagaaaaggctatttttttgtcaaatatgcagggatttgcgataggtaaaatgaaccatggaaagagaagaatggaagtcactgatatctaaaggatgtaaaatgagtattttaagttgtagaacagaaaatttaatttaatatatatatatatatatatatataaatttagaataaaaaaataaactccTCCAAAGCAAACCCCTTCCTTGCTTCTTACGCAGACTCGCCCAAGGAAACAGAGAATGGACCTTGCGATGCCCAGGATAGTTGGGTGGAAGAGATtatggagggagaggaagaggaggagaaaaaggtaGGAGGCAGCTGGGCCTGTTGGAGCAGAGAGATGCCCCTTCCCCTGTTTAGCCTCGGCTTAGAATCATAGTTCCAGAACTctatggaagggaccccaggggtcatccagcccaccccaccccaatgcctTTTCTGATTTCAGCCCTCCAAGGCCGTTCCGAGGAGCACCAATTCTCTCGCCCCGCAAGAAGAGCACGGGCGACATCGCCACCTGGTACGTTAGGCGCCGAGATGCCAGGGTGCTTGCGGCGGGGAGAAGGTGCCACAAGGAGGGCGTGGGAGGAGGCTGGGGgtccaggactcctgggtcccttGAGCAGAGGGGTTGGTTCCTTGGGGCTGATGAGGGCTGGGGTCCATCTGTGGAGCAAGATTTacattctatgcccttttaaaatgtgttgttgttttttcaggagggggggctattgggttgtttttcttCTTACAGTATTACcgtaggtattttgtggttttatatcttgattttattctgagaattgccctgagacccccggatATAGGGCAGCAAATAAATTcaatgtagaagaagaagaagaggaggaggaggaggaagagggggggtggTCTGCATGCCTAGAccctgggtttatttatttacttgttaattaaaatatttgtatacctCTATACAGAGAAAATATCGAAgcggtttacagcaataaaaccatAACCAAGCCGTTAAGAGAGTTGCAAACAGGTATCAAtcaacctgggacccaggtggcgctgtggttaaaccactgagcctagggcttgctgatcagaaggtcagcggttcgaatccctgtgacggggtgagctcccgttgcttggtcccagctc
The window above is part of the Zootoca vivipara chromosome 13, rZooViv1.1, whole genome shotgun sequence genome. Proteins encoded here:
- the LOC118095307 gene encoding chloride channel protein 1-like gives rise to the protein MSCWWPARLQVWRAVSWLLSEDETEAYSASKRETTEAYISDEVRRRRELVARGGEQPKARVLFGVEATGTHFAVRDYWRGFFAATCAALTFRLLAVLNNTRETVAILFQTSWRVEFPYDLPELFSYAVLGALCGGIACLFLSCHRNILDFLQNRLRIKRFMANNKILYAGFVSLLLSSITFPHGSGQYIGAKLSMKQLLETFFNNLTWGLEEAPLGSNGTRQPPNQTHDFRWLQWTHPALSSLEMVSFFLIAKFFMLLLATTMVIPAGFFLPVFVYGAALGRLYGEVMAKIFPDGIVSEGIHMRIVPAGYALAGAAAYSGAVTQTLSTALLTFELTGQMSHILPVLVAVLSANAISQQSQPSFFDGIISVKKLPFLPKLAVGKTGGHDIYAEDFMVTDLKYLSRESKYKDLRRLLRVSTLKQFPLVDSQESRVLLGSIRRKHLSKLLSAHLGPEKRFHYILSQWEEAAPNQKLLETEEPDSPKETENGPCDAQDSWVEEIMEGEEEEEKKPSKAVPRSTNSLAPQEEHGRHRHLVEEWECRQLQETVCLVDVPINPAPYRLLEKETLYQCYDLFNLLGLHTAYVTNMGRLVGVVSLRELKAAVEGCVRGTFASQPTCRQRQGPQRPDDQERKPPGEDELKSPRA